One genomic region from Planctomycetia bacterium encodes:
- a CDS encoding polysaccharide biosynthesis/export family protein has protein sequence MPNGRSTLPIIALLTLSLCTGCMTIHRPHRPWFDEQMPAHGKDSIKAASMPRELAKTALPEYVIEPPDILLIDAIQVIPKPPYHLHALDTVLVQVQGTLPEYPIDGMFAVESGGVINFGQPYGSVKVVGMTLDEAVAAIETHLGKALTQAVVTVQLGETIGQQQIAGEHLVGPDGKVSLGTYGKVFVAGLTQDEAKTAIETQLSKQLEGPEVSVEIYAYNSKFYYVYTQGAGLGDQLLKFSITGNETVLDAIAEIQGLDSVSSKRIWISRPAPDVEGGHLILPVDWNAVTELGSSSTNYQLMPGDRVFVAEDPLVAVDTVVSKIISPFERVAGFVSLGTQTVSGIRFFKSRGTRGGATGF, from the coding sequence ATGCCGAACGGACGCAGCACTTTGCCGATCATCGCGCTATTGACGCTCAGCCTCTGCACGGGCTGCATGACGATTCATAGGCCGCACCGGCCGTGGTTCGACGAGCAAATGCCAGCTCACGGTAAGGATTCGATTAAGGCGGCGTCGATGCCGCGCGAACTCGCCAAGACAGCTCTGCCCGAATATGTAATCGAACCGCCGGACATCCTGTTGATCGATGCGATCCAGGTGATCCCGAAGCCCCCGTATCACCTGCATGCCTTGGACACTGTGCTGGTGCAGGTGCAAGGAACGTTGCCGGAATATCCGATCGACGGCATGTTCGCGGTGGAATCGGGCGGCGTGATCAACTTTGGTCAGCCGTACGGCTCCGTGAAAGTCGTGGGGATGACGCTCGACGAGGCTGTCGCCGCGATTGAAACGCACCTTGGCAAAGCGCTCACTCAAGCGGTAGTTACCGTGCAGTTGGGCGAAACCATCGGGCAACAGCAGATCGCCGGCGAACATCTCGTCGGGCCGGATGGCAAAGTCAGCCTGGGCACTTATGGCAAGGTGTTTGTCGCCGGCCTGACCCAAGATGAAGCGAAAACAGCCATCGAGACGCAACTTTCCAAGCAGTTGGAAGGCCCCGAGGTCTCCGTCGAGATTTACGCCTACAACAGCAAGTTCTATTACGTCTATACGCAAGGCGCCGGACTGGGCGACCAACTGCTCAAGTTCTCGATCACCGGCAATGAGACAGTGCTCGACGCCATCGCGGAGATTCAAGGGCTCGACTCGGTGAGTTCGAAGCGCATCTGGATTTCCCGGCCCGCGCCGGACGTGGAAGGCGGTCACCTGATTTTGCCGGTGGACTGGAACGCAGTCACTGAATTGGGTTCGTCGAGCACGAACTACCAGTTGATGCCGGGTGACCGCGTATTCGTCGCAGAGGATCCACTGGTCGCCGTCGACACGGTCGTGAGCAAGATCATCTCGCCGTTCGAACGCGTGGCCGGTTTCGTGTCGCTCGGCACGCAAACTGTGTCGGGCATTCGCTTCTTCAAGTCGCGTGGAACTCGTGGCGGCGCCACAGGCTTTTGA
- a CDS encoding HAD family hydrolase: MHLLRSNFIAVLVAYTGVWLQPAHTFAQSPAVVPLPSWNSGPAKTAILEFVQKTTTAGSPEFVPQDERMAVFDNDGTLWPENPVPFEVAFALDTAKAMLAGNPKLQEQPAYKALASHDIAALTENHLKLLLQLVMETHAGRTTTEFERSVADWIATAKHPRYGKLYSECTYQPMQEVLKLLRAHGYKTYIVSGGGQEFMRVWAQQVYDVPPEQVIGSVLKTKYDLINDQPTLTILPELALNDDKAGKPVAIHHLIGRTPVMCFGNSDGDQEMLQFTTIGRQPSFGLIVHHTDAVREYAYDAQPKSSGKLIEALAAAPKRGWIVVDMQRDWKRIFSFTE; the protein is encoded by the coding sequence ATGCATCTACTGCGTTCAAACTTCATCGCCGTTCTCGTTGCTTACACAGGAGTCTGGTTGCAACCGGCGCATACGTTCGCGCAATCACCCGCTGTTGTTCCGCTCCCTTCGTGGAATTCGGGCCCGGCCAAGACGGCGATTCTGGAATTCGTCCAGAAGACGACGACGGCAGGTTCGCCGGAGTTCGTTCCGCAAGACGAACGCATGGCCGTGTTCGATAACGACGGCACTCTGTGGCCAGAGAACCCGGTCCCGTTCGAAGTAGCCTTCGCGCTTGATACGGCCAAGGCCATGCTGGCGGGGAATCCGAAGCTCCAGGAGCAGCCGGCTTACAAAGCGCTGGCGAGCCATGACATTGCCGCGCTGACCGAGAACCACTTGAAGTTGCTCTTGCAATTGGTGATGGAGACGCATGCGGGCCGCACGACGACGGAGTTTGAGAGATCGGTCGCTGATTGGATCGCCACGGCCAAACATCCGCGATATGGCAAGCTTTATTCGGAATGCACGTACCAGCCCATGCAAGAAGTGCTGAAGTTGCTGCGTGCGCACGGCTACAAGACGTATATCGTCTCCGGCGGCGGGCAAGAGTTCATGAGGGTTTGGGCGCAACAGGTGTACGATGTTCCGCCGGAGCAAGTCATTGGATCGGTGCTCAAAACAAAGTATGATCTGATCAACGACCAGCCAACGTTGACGATCCTTCCCGAACTCGCCCTGAACGACGACAAAGCCGGCAAGCCGGTGGCCATTCACCATCTGATCGGCCGCACGCCGGTGATGTGTTTCGGCAACTCAGACGGCGATCAAGAAATGTTGCAGTTTACCACGATCGGTCGGCAACCAAGTTTCGGGCTGATCGTCCACCACACCGACGCCGTCCGCGAATATGCCTACGACGCCCAACCGAAAAGTTCCGGCAAGCTTATCGAGGCCTTGGCCGCGGCGCCAAAACGCGGTTGGATCGTCGTGGACATGCAACGCGACTGGAAGCGCATCTTCTCCTTCACTGAATAA
- a CDS encoding SgcJ/EcaC family oxidoreductase: protein MNSFRALALSFVVVAVVAANAAANETEVRAALTAYVESFNRQDIAAVAAAWTEQASHTDRETGERTEGREAIQSDIAASFKEQPNAHLAGRVDRVRMIKPDVASVEGETTFGAGDEAPVVNNFAAILVKQGDKWLIDSIEELPLPTPATSTEALQDLEWMIGSWLDDGGESRVTTQVRWTASNAFLLRSFTIESADGTQQGTQVIGWDPRSQEIRSWSFNSDGSFGDGVWTQSGEDWLIKSSQTLSDGRAASGTYVLKRLDDNTITLELIGHEIDGEPQPAKEAVKMARAPMLGAPTAPAGLPTK, encoded by the coding sequence ATGAACTCGTTCCGTGCGCTGGCACTGTCTTTTGTAGTCGTCGCGGTCGTCGCGGCGAATGCCGCGGCCAACGAAACCGAGGTACGCGCCGCGTTGACTGCCTATGTGGAGTCGTTCAACAGGCAAGACATCGCGGCAGTCGCGGCCGCTTGGACGGAACAGGCCTCCCACACGGATCGCGAAACGGGCGAACGCACGGAAGGTCGCGAAGCCATTCAATCGGACATCGCCGCGTCGTTCAAGGAACAGCCGAACGCTCATTTGGCCGGTCGCGTGGATCGCGTGCGGATGATTAAGCCGGACGTGGCCAGCGTGGAAGGCGAAACCACGTTCGGAGCCGGAGACGAAGCGCCCGTCGTCAATAACTTCGCGGCCATCCTCGTCAAGCAGGGCGACAAGTGGTTAATCGATTCCATCGAAGAACTGCCACTGCCCACGCCGGCGACGTCGACAGAAGCGCTGCAAGATCTGGAGTGGATGATCGGAAGTTGGCTCGACGACGGTGGCGAATCGCGCGTCACGACCCAAGTGCGCTGGACCGCGAGTAACGCGTTCCTGTTGCGATCGTTCACCATTGAATCGGCCGACGGCACGCAACAGGGTACGCAAGTCATCGGCTGGGATCCGCGCAGCCAAGAAATTCGCTCCTGGTCGTTTAATTCCGACGGCTCCTTCGGCGACGGCGTTTGGACTCAGAGCGGCGAAGATTGGTTGATCAAGTCGAGCCAGACCCTGTCCGACGGCCGCGCGGCGTCGGGCACTTATGTGTTGAAGCGCCTCGACGACAACACGATCACGCTGGAACTGATCGGCCATGAAATCGACGGCGAGCCGCAACCCGCGAAAGAAGCCGTGAAAATGGCGCGCGCACCAATGCTTGGCGCTCCAACGGCGCCGGCTGGTCTGCCCACCAAGTAA
- a CDS encoding transcription termination/antitermination NusG family protein, translating to MPLLPPEKDIYPDDLLSPRDPMGAARNWWTVYTRVRQEKSLARELFTWKVPFYLPLVKQTRLYRGRKRSSFLPLFTSYLFLQATDEERVKALGTDRVAQILPVPDPAGLLRDLRQIQRLILADVPLTIESRLQPGTHVRVRSGVLAGIEGVVQSRTKPTRLVVLVNLLQQGVSLEVEDFLLDSLE from the coding sequence GTGCCGTTGCTTCCGCCGGAGAAGGACATCTATCCCGATGATCTGTTGTCCCCACGGGACCCAATGGGGGCCGCTCGCAATTGGTGGACCGTCTATACGCGCGTACGGCAGGAAAAGTCGCTGGCGCGTGAACTGTTTACCTGGAAAGTCCCCTTCTACTTGCCCCTGGTGAAGCAGACTCGCCTCTATCGTGGCCGCAAGCGCAGCTCCTTTCTGCCCCTCTTCACCAGCTACCTGTTCCTTCAGGCTACCGACGAGGAACGCGTCAAGGCTCTGGGCACAGACCGCGTGGCGCAGATCTTACCGGTACCAGACCCGGCGGGATTGCTGCGAGACCTTCGTCAGATTCAGCGCCTGATTTTGGCTGACGTGCCGCTGACGATCGAAAGCCGGCTGCAGCCCGGGACGCATGTGCGCGTGCGTAGCGGCGTATTGGCGGGAATTGAGGGCGTGGTCCAATCGCGCACCAAGCCGACACGTCTGGTCGTGCTCGTGAACTTGCTTCAGCAGGGCGTTTCGCTCGAAGTCGAGGACTTCCTGCTCGACTCCTTGGAATAG
- a CDS encoding arylsulfatase, whose product MKRNSGTSLATVIAVGALAGWLTANWQSNRAHAQAVKQQAASSAVTQLPQPDPAFEGKIGDTYKDSTPSYPASVTAPQGAPNVLLILLDDVGFGMCSPFGGPVPTPQMEKLAANGLKYTRFHTTALCSPTRAALLAGRNHHSCGTGVIIEMGTGYPGYTGIIPRSTALISEMLRDNGYATGMFGKWHNTPEPNISPAGPFDRWPTGLGFDYFYGFNQGETNQYYPVIYRNTTWTPQPKSPEQGYHFTADMTDEAIAWTRNVRAADRAKPWFVYFSTSGVHAPHHAPQDYREKYRGKFDHGWDKQRELTHTRQLEMGVIPSGTKLTPRPEGIPSWESRSADEKQVYTRLMENYAAYMEYTDFEVGRLIDSLAASGELDNTLVMYVVGDNGASAEGGLEGTFSEIASLIGVQLGLESTIKRRDEIGGPRSEPHVPVGWAWAMDAPFQWTKQVASHFGGTRNPMIVHWPQGIKSKGEVRTQFHHVIDVVPTILEACKVTEPKTVNGIVQKPIEGTSMVYTFDDAQATGRRTTQYFELATNRAIYHDGWVACSHFGLPWETLGKGDDFVNAAWELYHVDEDFSEGVDLASQQPAKLKELQSKFLEEAKKYGVFPLDPRFSERMDPKLRISGEPPASWEYFGDDVWLPEPIGPQLFPRSHTMTATLDIPAGGAEGVVACAGAFSAGWSLYIKDQRPMFRYQAFELADVDIAGTAQIPAGKVVIKTEFTPDPKSKTGGGTLKLFVNDQPAGEGELARTFFRHGLEPFEVGRDSITPVAPAYKDQGTFEFTGKIESVRFELTK is encoded by the coding sequence ATGAAACGCAACAGTGGGACATCCCTGGCGACGGTCATCGCCGTCGGCGCACTTGCCGGTTGGTTGACCGCAAACTGGCAATCGAACCGCGCGCACGCACAGGCGGTCAAGCAACAGGCCGCTTCCAGCGCAGTCACGCAACTGCCGCAGCCAGATCCGGCGTTTGAGGGCAAAATCGGCGACACGTACAAGGACTCGACGCCCAGCTACCCCGCGTCGGTCACTGCGCCCCAGGGCGCGCCGAACGTATTGCTGATTCTGTTGGACGACGTTGGCTTCGGCATGTGCTCGCCGTTTGGCGGTCCCGTGCCGACACCGCAAATGGAAAAGCTCGCCGCGAACGGGCTGAAATACACCCGCTTTCATACGACGGCGCTTTGTAGCCCGACGCGCGCCGCCCTCTTGGCCGGCCGCAATCATCACAGTTGCGGGACCGGCGTGATCATCGAGATGGGGACGGGTTACCCCGGCTATACGGGGATTATTCCGCGCAGTACCGCGCTCATCTCGGAAATGCTGCGCGACAATGGCTATGCCACGGGAATGTTCGGCAAATGGCACAACACTCCCGAGCCGAATATCAGCCCGGCCGGCCCATTCGATCGCTGGCCGACGGGTCTCGGGTTCGATTACTTCTACGGCTTCAATCAGGGCGAGACGAATCAGTATTACCCGGTGATTTACCGCAATACGACGTGGACGCCGCAGCCGAAGTCGCCGGAGCAGGGGTATCACTTCACGGCCGACATGACCGATGAAGCGATCGCCTGGACGCGCAACGTCCGCGCGGCCGATCGTGCCAAACCTTGGTTTGTGTACTTCAGTACTTCGGGCGTGCATGCTCCCCATCACGCGCCGCAGGACTATCGGGAAAAATACCGCGGCAAATTCGACCACGGCTGGGACAAGCAGCGCGAATTGACGCACACCAGGCAATTGGAAATGGGCGTCATCCCTTCCGGCACGAAGCTGACGCCACGGCCGGAAGGTATTCCGTCCTGGGAGAGCCGCTCGGCGGATGAGAAGCAAGTCTACACGCGACTGATGGAGAATTACGCGGCGTACATGGAGTACACCGATTTCGAGGTCGGCCGCCTGATTGACAGTCTGGCGGCGTCAGGGGAACTCGATAACACGCTGGTGATGTACGTCGTCGGCGACAACGGCGCAAGTGCTGAAGGCGGCTTGGAAGGCACGTTCAGCGAAATCGCGAGTTTGATCGGAGTGCAGCTTGGTCTGGAAAGCACGATCAAACGACGAGACGAGATCGGCGGCCCGCGCAGCGAGCCCCATGTTCCAGTTGGTTGGGCGTGGGCCATGGACGCGCCGTTTCAATGGACCAAGCAAGTGGCGTCGCACTTCGGCGGCACGCGCAACCCGATGATTGTTCATTGGCCCCAGGGCATCAAGTCCAAAGGAGAAGTGCGCACGCAATTTCATCACGTGATTGACGTCGTGCCGACAATTCTGGAGGCCTGCAAGGTTACGGAGCCGAAAACCGTAAACGGCATCGTGCAGAAGCCGATCGAAGGGACGTCGATGGTTTACACGTTCGACGACGCCCAGGCGACAGGACGGCGCACAACCCAGTATTTCGAACTCGCCACCAACCGCGCGATCTACCACGACGGCTGGGTCGCGTGCAGCCACTTTGGCCTACCTTGGGAGACGCTTGGCAAGGGAGACGACTTCGTCAACGCGGCGTGGGAGTTGTACCACGTGGACGAAGATTTCAGCGAAGGCGTCGATCTGGCCTCGCAGCAGCCGGCGAAATTGAAGGAATTGCAAAGCAAGTTCCTCGAGGAAGCGAAAAAATACGGCGTGTTCCCGCTCGATCCCCGCTTTAGCGAGCGCATGGATCCCAAGTTGCGCATCTCTGGCGAGCCGCCGGCAAGCTGGGAGTATTTTGGCGACGACGTCTGGCTGCCGGAGCCGATTGGCCCGCAGCTCTTCCCGCGCTCGCATACGATGACCGCGACGCTCGATATCCCGGCCGGAGGCGCGGAAGGCGTCGTAGCGTGCGCCGGCGCATTCTCCGCGGGGTGGTCACTCTACATCAAAGACCAGAGGCCGATGTTCCGATATCAAGCCTTCGAATTGGCCGACGTCGACATTGCCGGCACGGCGCAGATTCCGGCAGGAAAAGTCGTGATCAAAACAGAATTCACGCCCGATCCCAAGTCGAAAACCGGCGGCGGCACGCTCAAGCTGTTCGTGAACGATCAGCCAGCCGGCGAAGGGGAACTCGCACGCACTTTTTTTCGGCACGGGCTGGAACCATTTGAAGTCGGACGCGACTCGATTACGCCCGTCGCACCGGCCTACAAGGATCAAGGAACGTTCGAATTCACCGGCAAGATTGAGTCGGTTCGCTTCGAGCTGACGAAGTAA
- a CDS encoding mu-protocadherin- cell-suface protein has product MNRPAGGMKPSTRPAPRPGGPSTLPGVNRPGAGNRPDFNRPNMNRPTTRPSVPNLGGGGGNRPGVDRPNRPGGELPNRPSVDRPNRPGNTRPNLPGAGNRPSPGDVGDFLGMDRPVRPDTLPGIVRPGAGGGGIARPGLPGPNRPGAGGGGIARPDRPSNRPGFDRPMRPGQNDRPINIGNVNIGNNVAIGNRPSWANIDRNQINAIGNRWQNQIGGIRNWGGRYPNRLGYWNGWGNGVRNNWGYWHNHGSWFGANWWNGHHHPWCGWHYGYGFNRYPWSYWWRYPAYGALANWFAWSAPADVWSEPVYYDYGQDGNVTYQDSSVYIGGEQVATSDEFAQSAMDLATVAPPTDEAAAEAAEWLPLGTFAISSSDKDVDPTRVIQLAVDKQGVISGTLFNTQTDEAQSIQGQVDKNTQRVAFRIGESQDIVVETGIYNLTQEEAPALVHFGEDRVENWLLVRMENPEADAASASNP; this is encoded by the coding sequence ATGAATCGGCCCGCTGGCGGCATGAAGCCGTCGACACGACCCGCCCCGCGTCCGGGCGGTCCCTCGACGCTGCCTGGGGTGAATCGCCCCGGGGCTGGCAATCGTCCGGACTTTAATCGCCCCAATATGAATCGCCCGACGACGCGACCGAGCGTGCCGAATTTGGGCGGCGGCGGTGGCAATCGCCCGGGAGTTGACCGCCCGAATCGTCCCGGTGGCGAGTTACCGAATCGACCAAGCGTCGATCGCCCCAATCGCCCGGGAAATACGCGTCCGAATCTTCCTGGCGCTGGAAACCGTCCGTCGCCGGGAGATGTCGGCGACTTCCTCGGCATGGACAGGCCTGTGCGCCCGGATACGTTGCCAGGCATCGTGCGTCCCGGCGCGGGGGGCGGAGGAATTGCCCGCCCTGGTCTGCCGGGACCCAATCGTCCTGGCGCTGGCGGAGGAGGAATCGCCCGACCCGATCGGCCTAGCAACCGGCCGGGTTTTGATCGACCCATGCGTCCCGGCCAGAACGATCGCCCGATCAACATCGGTAACGTCAACATTGGGAACAACGTCGCCATCGGCAACCGCCCGTCGTGGGCGAACATCGATCGCAATCAAATCAACGCGATCGGCAATCGCTGGCAGAACCAGATCGGCGGCATCCGCAATTGGGGCGGGCGCTATCCCAACCGGCTGGGCTACTGGAACGGCTGGGGCAATGGCGTGCGAAATAATTGGGGCTATTGGCACAACCACGGCAGCTGGTTTGGCGCCAACTGGTGGAACGGCCATCATCATCCTTGGTGCGGTTGGCACTATGGTTATGGGTTCAATCGATATCCGTGGAGCTACTGGTGGCGCTATCCGGCGTACGGGGCGCTGGCCAATTGGTTCGCCTGGTCCGCGCCAGCCGATGTCTGGTCGGAGCCGGTCTACTACGACTACGGCCAGGACGGCAACGTCACCTACCAAGACAGCTCCGTTTACATCGGCGGCGAACAAGTTGCCACGAGCGATGAATTCGCGCAGAGCGCCATGGATCTTGCCACCGTGGCGCCGCCGACCGATGAAGCCGCGGCCGAAGCGGCCGAATGGCTGCCCCTGGGGACGTTCGCCATTTCGTCGAGCGACAAGGATGTCGATCCCACGCGCGTGATTCAGCTCGCAGTCGACAAGCAAGGCGTGATCTCCGGAACGCTGTTCAACACGCAGACTGACGAGGCCCAGTCCATTCAAGGGCAAGTCGACAAGAACACGCAACGCGTGGCCTTCCGGATTGGCGAGAGCCAGGACATCGTCGTCGAGACGGGAATCTACAACCTGACGCAAGAAGAAGCGCCGGCGCTGGTGCACTTCGGCGAAGACCGTGTGGAGAACTGGCTGCTGGTGCGAATGGAGAATCCGGAAGCGGACGCGGCGAGCGCTTCGAACCCTTGA
- a CDS encoding arylsulfatase, translating into MQKRIRHLFVVIAAGGCLGWLASAYQTTHAQEAATKPPASTSVGDVLPLPPKPFQGTINLRAKDSKSDFPQPIQVPEGAPNILLVLLDDVGYGATSTFGGPCNTPTLTRLAEKGLKYNHFHTTALCSPTRAALITGRNHHSVHTAAIMEGATGFPGYDSLMQKDTATVAEVLKQAGYGTAWFGKNHNVPDWQTSQAGPFDLWPTGLGFDHFYGFVGGDTNQWRPAVTEGTKPIDPYIGKPDYNFDYDIADQASKWIKMQKTVAPQKPFFCYYAPGATHAPHHPKPEWVAKYKGKFDQGWDKVREETFARQKKLGVIPADAKLTPRAPGVQAWDACSPEEKKVYARFMEVYAGFLEQTDHNVGRVLETIDELGQTENTLVIYIAGDNGASAEGSLQGLLNEMTFFNGVPENLKDVLKHADDIGTWKSYNHYPVGWANAMCTPFQWTKQIASHYGGTRNGMVVSWPKGIAAKNELRAQWHHCIDIVPTLLDVVGLQQPASVNGVAQKPIEGVSMAYTFADAQAPSTRTTQYFEMLGNQGIYHDGWTACTTPIVPPWSAAATEADVISGYNWELYAPTDFSQSENLAAKMPDKLLELRLQFYTEAAKHSVLPLDSSKTSRLDPAIRPSLTRGRKSFTFYDGQSRIPEGASPDIKNKSWSVTADVDVKANSNGMLITQGGLFSGWALYLEQGKPVFHSNFVDVAHYQVAGKVALTPGKHTIMMDFAYDGGGIGKGGMATLTVDGKEVAKGRVEKTVPIRISLDEGLDVGEDTGTPVSLDYDVPFKFTGEIEHVTIDLK; encoded by the coding sequence ATGCAGAAAAGAATTCGACACCTGTTCGTGGTTATTGCCGCAGGCGGTTGCTTGGGGTGGCTGGCTAGTGCGTATCAAACGACGCATGCTCAAGAAGCGGCGACTAAGCCGCCGGCCTCCACGTCGGTCGGCGACGTGCTGCCGCTGCCGCCGAAGCCGTTTCAAGGCACGATCAATCTGCGGGCGAAGGATTCCAAGTCCGACTTCCCGCAGCCGATTCAAGTGCCGGAAGGCGCGCCGAACATTCTGCTTGTCTTACTCGACGACGTCGGGTACGGAGCGACGAGCACGTTCGGCGGTCCGTGCAACACGCCGACGCTCACCAGACTCGCCGAGAAAGGATTGAAATACAACCACTTCCATACCACGGCGCTCTGCAGCCCGACGCGCGCGGCGCTCATCACCGGGCGGAATCATCACTCCGTGCATACGGCTGCGATCATGGAAGGCGCGACCGGTTTTCCCGGCTATGACTCGCTGATGCAGAAAGATACCGCGACCGTCGCAGAAGTGCTCAAGCAAGCCGGGTACGGCACCGCATGGTTTGGCAAAAACCACAACGTGCCAGATTGGCAAACGAGCCAGGCCGGCCCGTTTGATCTGTGGCCGACCGGACTCGGTTTTGATCACTTTTACGGCTTCGTCGGCGGCGACACGAATCAATGGCGGCCGGCGGTCACCGAGGGAACGAAACCGATCGATCCCTACATCGGCAAGCCGGACTATAACTTCGACTACGACATCGCCGACCAGGCTTCGAAATGGATCAAGATGCAGAAGACGGTCGCGCCGCAGAAGCCGTTCTTTTGCTATTACGCCCCCGGCGCCACGCACGCGCCGCATCATCCAAAGCCGGAATGGGTCGCGAAGTACAAAGGCAAATTCGATCAAGGCTGGGACAAGGTTCGCGAGGAAACTTTCGCGCGGCAGAAAAAGTTGGGCGTGATTCCGGCGGATGCGAAACTCACGCCGCGTGCCCCCGGCGTGCAAGCCTGGGACGCCTGCAGCCCGGAAGAGAAAAAGGTCTACGCGCGTTTCATGGAGGTCTACGCTGGATTCCTGGAGCAGACGGATCATAACGTCGGCCGCGTGCTGGAGACGATCGACGAACTCGGCCAGACGGAAAACACGCTGGTCATATATATCGCTGGCGACAATGGTGCGAGCGCCGAAGGAAGCTTGCAGGGATTGCTCAATGAAATGACCTTCTTCAACGGCGTGCCGGAGAATCTCAAAGACGTCCTCAAGCATGCCGACGATATCGGCACCTGGAAGTCGTACAACCACTATCCGGTCGGCTGGGCGAACGCGATGTGTACGCCCTTCCAATGGACCAAGCAGATCGCCAGCCATTACGGCGGCACCCGCAACGGCATGGTGGTCTCGTGGCCCAAGGGGATCGCGGCGAAGAACGAGCTACGCGCGCAGTGGCACCACTGCATCGACATCGTCCCCACGCTCTTGGACGTCGTGGGCTTGCAGCAGCCGGCCTCGGTGAACGGCGTCGCGCAGAAGCCGATCGAAGGCGTGAGCATGGCGTATACCTTCGCCGACGCCCAGGCGCCGAGCACGCGCACGACGCAGTACTTCGAGATGCTCGGCAACCAGGGGATTTATCACGACGGCTGGACCGCTTGCACGACGCCCATCGTGCCGCCTTGGAGCGCCGCCGCGACCGAGGCGGACGTGATCTCCGGCTACAATTGGGAACTTTACGCTCCGACGGACTTCTCGCAGTCCGAGAACCTCGCGGCGAAGATGCCGGACAAGTTGCTGGAATTACGGTTGCAGTTTTACACCGAGGCGGCCAAACATAGCGTGCTACCGCTCGATAGCAGCAAGACGTCGCGCCTCGACCCGGCCATCCGGCCGAGCCTGACGCGCGGCCGGAAGTCGTTCACGTTCTACGATGGGCAAAGCCGCATTCCCGAGGGCGCTAGCCCGGACATCAAGAACAAATCGTGGTCGGTCACGGCTGACGTTGACGTGAAGGCCAATTCGAACGGCATGCTGATCACGCAAGGCGGCCTGTTCAGCGGCTGGGCCTTGTACCTGGAACAGGGCAAGCCGGTGTTCCACTCCAACTTTGTCGACGTGGCCCACTATCAGGTCGCCGGCAAAGTCGCGCTCACTCCCGGCAAGCACACCATCATGATGGATTTCGCCTACGACGGAGGTGGCATCGGTAAAGGCGGCATGGCCACGCTCACCGTGGATGGCAAGGAAGTTGCCAAGGGCCGCGTGGAAAAAACCGTGCCGATCCGCATTTCGCTCGACGAAGGCCTCGACGTCGGCGAAGACACCGGCACGCCGGTGAGCCTCGACTACGACGTGCCGTTTAAGTTCACGGGTGAAATCGAGCACGTGACCATCGATTTGAAGTAA
- a CDS encoding transposase has product MAERLGLAGTNQLYRWKREQLKRSGPVATSLEARIQELERERDILEYALAIFSRQEYAHRELRQRLIVTIAVTEANGETERQAATDMLDDLKTKHQRVPTTMGADTGCDDGEFFQEWEDRPIEPHTPLVREPAKLKTVRHPKRPPGIRARRRMKRCLKRRMKTEGTSLSQKCRKKIEECFGWLKSVAGMDRSRVVGRWKLRQLLDVSAAAFNLVSMRRPAPVA; this is encoded by the coding sequence TTGGCTGAGCGGCTGGGCTTGGCCGGCACGAACCAGTTGTATCGCTGGAAGCGCGAGCAGTTGAAGCGTAGCGGGCCGGTGGCCACCTCGCTGGAGGCCCGCATTCAGGAGTTGGAACGGGAGCGGGACATTTTAGAATATGCCTTGGCTATTTTCAGCCGCCAGGAGTACGCTCATCGCGAGCTTCGCCAGCGCCTGATCGTGACGATCGCGGTGACGGAAGCCAACGGCGAGACCGAACGCCAGGCCGCGACGGACATGCTCGATGATCTAAAAACGAAACACCAACGCGTTCCCACGACGATGGGCGCTGATACGGGATGCGATGACGGCGAGTTTTTCCAGGAGTGGGAAGATCGCCCGATCGAACCGCACACCCCCTTGGTGCGCGAACCGGCGAAGTTGAAGACGGTGCGACATCCGAAGCGGCCCCCTGGCATTCGTGCGCGTCGTCGCATGAAGCGATGCTTGAAGCGACGCATGAAGACCGAGGGAACTTCGCTGAGTCAGAAGTGCCGCAAGAAGATTGAGGAATGTTTCGGCTGGCTGAAATCAGTGGCAGGCATGGATCGCAGTCGCGTGGTCGGTCGCTGGAAACTGCGGCAACTGCTGGACGTGTCGGCGGCAGCGTTCAACCTGGTCAGCATGAGACGCCCGGCGCCCGTTGCCTGA